The Hymenobacter sp. GOD-10R genome includes a window with the following:
- a CDS encoding glycosyl hydrolase family 28-related protein, which translates to MSAVVAEATQFLNNYSAGGYSDPEAVFAGQYGASGNGTTDSTDAINQAAQVAAQSGKRFVILPAGIVLIATAFLTSATYQPKGIQLPSGVVLAGRGADRTTLKVAAAPSGVTFTKNNMDPSSTEYNSGYTSNSKFYPAITLASTTNSGVEHLTIDGNWTNQKNWINSPGSPANTPQPYLNPWWSSTQTTVEGIGIFVNGGSEHLIHNVAVKDCAGAGARFHNVRNSVLRDSVLTSSINGNIVTTGTGATTLRSFNVATLTYDSDLPGRSTDGVLVLNCEAGFAYSDNARLHASYTYIFGGKYHSARRNPLAPGYPQFAGTYCEGGFGRGDGTYNRIEKALITNNSAYGADLNAPNNTVWNCTIIRNANGGVQCAMPNQTIRFNSISDNGYDLSGYSDINVYRPFAVIAPPVFNSTVSDNYITNTVGRQTYAVSTRDGGTIVGLIFKRNYVLGHPSLTAIDGTSDIGLNYPDAGSSTGLPTAPLTPDSSAFVNRAYSSPIPFDGNNGRNQSYTATGSSVTDIALSNLTAGPYQLSLENATDSTLIFNIPNQANHHLLTGTLKGVAVPIGETYIFQFDFYAENGTFLMWSYRSAAGRTTPWAAGDQIDDNTPGAWGFADNWLTGTSNMLRGSTLRYCPDSAQYTATLLAGFKGSGIRLLQSTDALFSNEILVDGQLVYTTTAADTSPIVLNGFDSNVTHSLTIRNASGKYGIVDGLDII; encoded by the coding sequence ATGTCTGCTGTGGTTGCAGAGGCAACCCAGTTTCTGAACAACTATAGCGCAGGTGGGTACTCCGATCCGGAGGCGGTGTTTGCGGGGCAGTACGGCGCATCGGGCAACGGCACGACGGACAGCACGGATGCTATCAACCAAGCCGCGCAGGTGGCCGCGCAGTCCGGCAAACGATTCGTGATTCTACCTGCTGGCATCGTGCTCATTGCCACTGCTTTCCTGACCAGTGCGACCTACCAACCCAAAGGCATTCAACTACCCAGTGGCGTAGTACTAGCGGGTCGCGGGGCAGATCGCACCACGCTCAAAGTCGCTGCGGCTCCTTCAGGCGTAACGTTCACTAAGAACAACATGGACCCAAGTAGCACGGAGTACAACTCCGGCTACACCTCCAACAGTAAGTTTTATCCTGCTATCACGCTCGCCTCCACTACCAATAGTGGCGTAGAACATTTAACCATTGATGGCAACTGGACCAATCAAAAGAACTGGATCAATTCGCCTGGCTCCCCCGCCAACACCCCACAACCATACCTCAATCCGTGGTGGAGTTCTACACAAACCACGGTCGAAGGCATCGGCATTTTTGTCAATGGCGGCAGCGAGCACCTGATTCACAACGTCGCGGTAAAAGACTGCGCAGGAGCGGGTGCGCGGTTTCATAACGTACGCAACTCTGTGCTGCGTGACTCCGTGCTGACCAGCTCTATTAACGGCAATATCGTTACCACAGGCACGGGCGCTACTACCTTGCGTAGCTTCAACGTTGCCACCCTCACCTACGACTCAGATCTGCCTGGGCGTAGCACAGATGGCGTGCTTGTGCTGAATTGTGAAGCAGGCTTTGCCTATTCAGATAACGCTCGGCTACACGCCTCCTATACCTACATCTTTGGCGGCAAATATCACAGCGCCCGCCGCAATCCACTCGCACCAGGCTATCCGCAGTTTGCTGGTACCTACTGTGAGGGTGGATTTGGACGCGGAGATGGCACGTATAACCGAATTGAAAAGGCGTTAATTACCAATAATAGTGCGTATGGCGCTGATTTAAACGCTCCGAATAACACGGTGTGGAATTGCACCATTATCCGTAATGCCAACGGTGGCGTGCAGTGTGCTATGCCGAATCAAACGATTCGCTTTAATTCTATTTCCGACAACGGGTACGACCTCTCTGGCTATTCGGATATCAATGTGTACCGTCCGTTTGCGGTCATTGCGCCGCCTGTCTTCAATAGCACTGTCTCCGATAACTACATTACCAACACCGTTGGCCGGCAAACCTACGCTGTTAGCACGCGCGATGGAGGAACAATAGTGGGCCTTATTTTCAAGCGAAACTACGTACTAGGACACCCATCGTTGACGGCAATAGATGGCACAAGTGATATCGGCTTAAACTACCCTGACGCGGGAAGTAGCACGGGGCTACCCACCGCCCCTCTAACACCAGATAGCAGCGCCTTCGTCAATCGAGCCTACTCTTCGCCGATCCCCTTCGACGGCAACAACGGGCGCAATCAGTCCTACACGGCTACTGGTAGCAGCGTAACCGATATTGCACTCAGTAACTTAACAGCAGGACCGTATCAGCTGAGTCTGGAAAACGCCACAGACAGCACGCTCATTTTCAACATTCCGAATCAGGCCAACCACCACTTGCTGACTGGTACCCTAAAAGGCGTCGCGGTACCCATTGGCGAGACCTACATTTTTCAATTCGACTTCTACGCGGAAAATGGCACCTTCCTCATGTGGAGTTACCGTTCAGCGGCGGGCAGGACGACGCCGTGGGCGGCGGGTGACCAAATAGACGATAATACGCCGGGCGCGTGGGGATTCGCCGACAACTGGCTGACTGGAACCAGCAACATGCTGCGCGGCTCGACGCTGCGGTATTGTCCGGACTCTGCGCAGTACACGGCAACCCTATTAGCGGGGTTTAAAGGCAGTGGTATTCGTCTCTTGCAAAGCACCGACGCGTTGTTTTCAAACGAAATCCTGGTGGATGGGCAGCTAGTCTACACCACCACGGCAGCGGATACCAGCCCCATCGTGCTTAATGGGTTTGATTCGAACGTAACGCATTCCTTAACCATTCGCAACGCCAGCGGCAAGTATGGCATCGTGGATGGATTGGATATTATCTAA